The Cellulophaga sp. L1A9 genome window below encodes:
- a CDS encoding OmpA family protein — MKYKLTHIVLCTAFVSFGLQAQEKQAVKAQSKFNSFDYADAISSYEDLIKEGYSSEDVYKNLGDANYMNAQYKEASTWYQKLFELENTTIDPEYLYRYAQTLKSLKEYDASDAWMEKFEQVKATDGRAEKFNSEKDYLTAIKENSGRYSIKNLPINSKESDFSPAFYENELIFSSARDSGTVTKTIHLWNRKSFLNLYKTAVTEDDNFTTPTKLSKTVNKKAHESSPVFTKDGQTMYFTRNNFKNGSFSRDEEGVSRLKLYKATLQNGAWADITALPFNGEDYSTAHPALNTDETKLYFASDRPGTLGASDIFYVTINSDGSYGSPVNLGASVNTESRETFPNISDTDILYFASDGHPGLGGLDVFGIDLAELERTKAKNLGQPLNSEQDDFSYIINDKTKNGYFASNRENGIGSDDIYGFSESKALDFNCYSNLKGIVKDEKTKEIIADAVLNITNANGEVIGKGISDSEGNFDLDSSCEKGAYSIITLKENYAEATTAIEIGTSLEINDIEILLISNFAPADLGADLAKKLNLEKIYFDFDQSYIRKDAQIIMEKVIAYLNQYPDTKIRIGSHTDARANDAYNSRLSERRAKATYDYLVKKGIDASRLTFKGFGETQLTNECENTVNCSAEKHQQNRRSEFIVVE; from the coding sequence ATGAAATATAAATTAACACACATTGTTCTTTGTACGGCGTTTGTAAGCTTTGGTTTGCAAGCACAGGAAAAACAAGCGGTAAAAGCACAATCTAAATTTAATAGTTTTGATTATGCAGATGCTATTAGTTCTTATGAGGATTTAATTAAAGAAGGATACTCTTCTGAGGATGTTTATAAAAATCTTGGCGATGCTAATTATATGAATGCCCAATACAAAGAGGCATCAACTTGGTATCAGAAATTGTTTGAACTTGAAAATACTACAATTGATCCTGAGTATCTATACCGGTATGCGCAAACCTTAAAATCACTAAAGGAATATGATGCATCGGATGCGTGGATGGAAAAATTTGAGCAAGTAAAAGCAACTGATGGCCGTGCTGAAAAATTTAATAGCGAAAAAGACTATCTAACCGCTATTAAAGAGAATTCTGGTCGCTACTCCATTAAAAATTTACCAATCAATTCTAAAGAATCTGATTTCTCTCCTGCCTTTTATGAAAATGAATTAATCTTTTCTTCTGCAAGAGATTCAGGAACCGTAACCAAAACTATTCATCTTTGGAATAGAAAATCATTCTTAAACTTATATAAAACAGCGGTAACAGAGGATGATAATTTTACAACACCCACAAAACTTTCTAAAACAGTTAATAAAAAAGCACATGAATCTTCTCCTGTTTTTACAAAAGACGGACAAACCATGTACTTTACCCGAAACAATTTTAAAAATGGAAGTTTTTCTAGAGATGAAGAGGGAGTTAGCCGTTTAAAATTGTACAAAGCAACGTTGCAAAACGGAGCTTGGGCAGATATTACTGCATTGCCTTTTAACGGAGAAGACTATTCTACGGCACACCCTGCATTAAATACGGATGAAACTAAATTGTATTTTGCTTCGGACAGGCCTGGAACTTTGGGCGCTTCTGATATATTTTATGTAACTATTAATAGTGACGGTTCTTATGGTTCTCCCGTAAATTTAGGCGCTAGTGTAAATACAGAGTCTAGAGAAACATTTCCAAATATTTCTGATACCGATATTTTATATTTCGCATCAGACGGACATCCTGGATTAGGAGGCTTAGATGTTTTCGGAATTGATTTAGCCGAATTAGAACGTACGAAAGCAAAAAACTTAGGGCAACCTTTAAATAGTGAGCAGGATGATTTTTCATACATAATTAATGACAAAACTAAGAATGGCTATTTTGCTTCTAACCGTGAAAATGGTATAGGTAGTGACGATATTTACGGTTTTTCTGAATCGAAAGCATTAGACTTTAACTGTTATTCAAATTTAAAAGGCATCGTAAAAGATGAAAAAACAAAAGAAATAATAGCTGATGCTGTATTAAATATCACCAATGCAAACGGTGAGGTTATAGGCAAAGGTATTTCTGATTCTGAAGGAAACTTTGATCTAGATAGTTCTTGTGAAAAAGGAGCATATAGCATCATCACCTTAAAAGAAAATTACGCAGAAGCAACTACCGCGATTGAAATAGGGACAAGCTTAGAAATCAATGATATTGAAATTCTTCTTATCTCCAATTTTGCTCCTGCAGATTTAGGAGCAGATCTTGCTAAAAAATTAAATTTAGAGAAAATCTATTTTGATTTTGATCAATCTTATATTAGAAAAGATGCACAAATAATAATGGAAAAGGTCATAGCTTATTTAAACCAATATCCAGATACTAAAATAAGAATTGGTTCTCATACAGATGCTAGAGCTAATGATGCCTATAACAGTAGGCTTTCTGAACGAAGAGCCAAAGCTACTTATGATTATTTAGTAAAGAAAGGTATTGATGCTTCCCGATTAACATTCAAAGGGTTTGGTGAAACACAATTAACCAACGAGTGTGAAAATACCGTTAATTGTAGTGCCGAAAAACACCAACAAAATAGAAGGTCAGAGTTTATTGTCGTAGAATAA
- a CDS encoding heme A synthase codes for MQKYFRKIAQVTLVLVYLVIVAGAVVRMTGSGMGCPDWPKCFGYYIPPTDESVLEWQEGKTFEKGQVIIYSETLKVAKTDFTTSASYNTSNWEEYTKHDYAIFNVWHTWIEYVNRLFGALAGVATLLLAIISFWYWKKSKRITILSWLVVFGMGFQAWLGATVVYSLLEPVKITVHMIMALVIVAMLIYIIYKTSDADKVEHASRKLQKLLGAALIATLIQIIIGTQVRQFVDLQIDYFGEDAKNQWLLNPNIQFYIHRTFSIFVALLNLYIAYLIYKFELGFEKIRWVLLLLLLEIVSGITMYYVHFPFGSQTFHMVVAAILFGVQFYLVLEASKTKTSLNSL; via the coding sequence ATGCAAAAGTACTTTAGAAAAATAGCCCAAGTAACCTTAGTATTGGTTTATTTGGTCATCGTGGCAGGAGCTGTTGTGCGTATGACCGGCAGTGGGATGGGTTGTCCTGATTGGCCTAAATGTTTTGGTTATTATATACCTCCTACTGATGAATCTGTTTTAGAGTGGCAAGAAGGTAAAACCTTTGAAAAAGGACAAGTAATTATCTATAGTGAAACTTTGAAAGTTGCGAAAACAGACTTTACTACCTCAGCATCCTACAATACTTCAAATTGGGAAGAGTATACCAAACACGATTATGCGATTTTTAATGTATGGCATACTTGGATTGAATATGTTAATCGCCTTTTCGGGGCATTAGCGGGTGTTGCTACATTACTACTAGCGATTATATCTTTTTGGTATTGGAAAAAAAGCAAACGGATAACTATCCTCTCTTGGTTGGTGGTTTTCGGGATGGGGTTTCAAGCATGGTTAGGAGCTACAGTGGTTTATTCTTTATTAGAGCCTGTAAAAATAACAGTACACATGATAATGGCTTTAGTGATTGTTGCGATGTTGATTTATATTATTTACAAAACTTCTGATGCTGATAAAGTAGAGCATGCCAGTCGTAAACTTCAAAAACTATTAGGAGCGGCATTAATAGCCACACTCATTCAAATTATAATAGGTACTCAGGTAAGACAATTTGTAGACCTACAAATAGATTATTTTGGAGAAGATGCTAAAAATCAATGGCTACTGAATCCTAATATTCAATTTTATATTCATAGGACCTTCTCTATTTTTGTAGCTTTATTGAATCTATATATAGCATACCTCATTTACAAGTTCGAATTAGGGTTTGAAAAAATAAGGTGGGTATTGCTATTATTGTTGTTAGAAATTGTTTCTGGAATAACAATGTATTATGTCCATTTTCCTTTCGGCAGCCAGACCTTTCACATGGTTGTTGCCGCTATTCTTTTTGGAGTACAATTCTATTTGGTTTTAGAAGCATCAAAAACGAAAACAAGCCTTAATTCTTTGTAA
- a CDS encoding nucleoid-associated protein: protein MINLYATQIESISLHRVGNKNKNEAVFLSETPHSLNDETTGLLKEYFFKPFREKEENYFNFSNDVDVEFNEMYKISSEIFADPDSIHANSKKIASYLYEQSNHPHIKSGEVYVAHLSGVLLDNVKVDAIGIFKSELKHDFIQFEEKGSNLDIVIQQGININKLDKGCLIFDTGKEEGYKVLSVDSNRYDSKYWLEEFLGVEPLSDDNFKTKNYLKFCQNFAKDVVLPAEDKQQEVLFMNRAVNHFAKNDSFEESTFLNEVMENPDLIPEFKNYKTEKGPKYSVEDISTFDIANKAVSDARKKIKNVINLDTNIQIKLDFINPESAEKYVEKGWDEEKQMYYYLVYFNKEQKS from the coding sequence ATGATTAATTTATACGCTACTCAAATAGAAAGTATCTCGCTTCATCGTGTAGGTAACAAAAATAAGAATGAAGCTGTTTTCTTATCAGAAACACCACATAGTTTAAATGACGAAACTACGGGCTTACTAAAAGAATATTTCTTTAAGCCTTTTAGAGAAAAAGAAGAAAATTATTTCAATTTTTCTAATGATGTAGATGTAGAATTCAATGAGATGTATAAAATTTCTTCTGAGATTTTTGCAGATCCAGATAGTATTCATGCAAATTCTAAAAAAATTGCTTCCTACCTTTATGAACAATCCAACCACCCTCATATTAAAAGTGGTGAAGTTTATGTTGCTCATTTAAGTGGCGTACTTTTAGACAACGTAAAAGTAGATGCTATCGGAATTTTTAAGAGTGAATTAAAACATGATTTTATTCAGTTTGAAGAAAAAGGCAGCAATTTAGATATTGTGATACAACAAGGAATCAACATCAATAAATTAGACAAAGGATGTTTAATTTTTGATACAGGGAAAGAAGAAGGATACAAAGTTCTTTCTGTAGATAGCAACAGATACGATTCTAAATATTGGTTAGAAGAATTTTTAGGAGTAGAACCGCTTTCTGATGATAACTTTAAGACTAAAAATTATTTAAAGTTTTGCCAGAACTTTGCAAAAGATGTTGTTTTACCTGCGGAAGATAAACAACAAGAAGTACTTTTCATGAACAGAGCCGTGAATCATTTTGCTAAAAATGATTCTTTCGAAGAAAGTACTTTCTTAAATGAGGTAATGGAAAATCCAGATTTGATTCCAGAATTCAAAAATTATAAAACAGAAAAAGGACCTAAATACAGTGTTGAGGATATTTCTACATTTGATATTGCCAACAAAGCAGTTTCTGATGCAAGAAAGAAGATTAAAAATGTTATTAATTTAGATACTAATATTCAAATAAAACTAGACTTCATCAATCCTGAATCAGCAGAAAAATATGTTGAAAAAGGATGGGATGAAGAAAAACAAATGTATTATTATCTAGTGTATTTTAATAAGGAACAAAAAAGCTAA